CGCGCAGTTTTATAGGGTCGTTGGTGGTTACTTCAGGCAAAACGGCTTTATTGGTTCCACGTGCACGACTGCGTACCATTTCCAGATATCTTTTCGCCGTAGCCAAGTCCCCTTGTTCACAAGCGGCTTCGGCCCCCATTAACACAACGTCCGCAAAACGGATAATACGTACATTGAACCAGTAACCGCCTTTTGTAAACTGAGCACGCAGAGCAGGGTCGGTATATGCTTTTTTATTGAAATATTTGGCTATGACATCTGCATTGGCAACCGGACGTTCGCCATAAGGTTTATTGGCAGGTATTGAAGTGGGATCTTCACCGGTTTTCACAAAATACAATAATGTTTCGTCTTTCCTCGGGTCTCCGTTTTCGAAAGCATCTGCCAAGATCTGGGTAGGTGTATGCCAGCCCCATCCTAAGTTCCAGTCGCCTGCCCCCCGGCATCCTTGTACCTGTGCAAATTGACTGCCGATCGAGTTGTCTCCCGGAATAGAAGCAGTAGCCGTACATTGCAGTTCTAAAACAGATTCGCTACAATTTTCCCCTTTTTCACGAAAGATGGTTTCAAAAGGAGTGTTCAAATTATATATACCCGAATTAATTACATCTTCAGCCGCAATTTTCATGTTCGCCCAATCATTCCGCATCATGTAGGTTTTTGCATGCAGGGAGCGGGCAGCCCCCCAAGTCAGTCGTCCGATATATTGAGTATTCCAGGTACGGGGAAGGTATTTTTCAGCTTCGGCTAAATCCGAATCAATTAATTGGTAGATTGCGCTGACAGTGGATTTGGAAATATTCGCATCTGCAGATTCATAGATTTTGAAATCGATTAAAGGTACTTCCCCAAAGGCCCGGACCAGGTTAAAGTAGCAAAAAGCCCGGAAGAAGAGAGCTTCACCTTGGTTTATCCGGTCGCCATTTGTCAGGGATTCCGCCTGTTTCATCTTGTCCAGTAAATCATTTGCTTTGTGTATTAATCCGTAGTTGGCAGTCCAATAACTACTTAGCACACCATTACTTGCCGAATATTCAAAATCATCGTACATTTTAGCAAAAGCAGATCCGTCGGAAGCGGTACTTCCTTTTTCTGCATCTTCCGAACGAAAAAAATGAATGGCCATAGCTGTGTTGCCGGTGGTAAGATGATAGCCACGGAGTAAAGCATACATATTGAATACCTCCGATTCGAACGTACCTCCGGTCAGGTCATCTTCTGTCAATCCTCCTTGTGGAGCTTGGTCTAACATATCGCTACATCCTGCTTGTAAGCACATAGTCAAACTAATCAAAGTAGCATATACTATATTTTTAAATTTTTTATTCATGGTTATTTTGTTTTATAGTTATCAGAATGTCAAATTGAACCCGAAAGTATAAACAGCAGGCATTGGATAACTGCCGCTATCCACTCCGAACTGAATGGCGCTACCTCCAACTTCGGGAGTATATCCGCTGTTGCGAGACCACGTTTTTAAGTTCTGTATATTGGCATACAGTCTTAAAGAGCGCATGTAGATTTTCTTCAAAAGAGAAGAGTTGAACGTATACCCTAATTCAATGTTACGGATACGAAAGAAACTGCCGTCTTCAATATTATAATCGGAAGCTTCCAGGTTGATATTGCGTGAAGGGTCAAGAATCGGTTCCCAGTTGGAAGTACCCTCACCATGCCACCGGTTCATCCGTTCCATGCGGTAGTTGAACTGTGCATACGCGTTGGAATCCCAATTCCGGTAGATTTCATTTCCGTACACTCCCATCATATCTATGTTCAAATCGAAGTTCTTGTATCCTACGTTGACATTGAATCCGTAGGTAAAATCAGGAGTCGGGTTTCCAATTATTGTACGGTCTTTTTCAGTTATCTGGCCATCGCCATCTACATCGGCAAACTTTAAATCACCCGGAGATACGCTTCCTACTTTATTTAATTCGGATAAGCGGATGTCATCTTCGTTCTGATATATACCGGCTACTTTATATCCGTAAAAATAACCGATAGGGTATCCTTCCGAAACTCGTGAAACACCTGAAATAATAGCATAATCTTTATTAATCAATGAAAGTACTTCATTATCGATGGTTGTTAGATTGGCACTGATGCCGTATCTCCAATTCTTTCCTATATTATCGGACCAGGAAGCTGTCAATTCGACCCCCTTGTTTCGGATTTCGCCTGTATTTTGTAATCCGGGAACCGAACCGCTGATTCCCGGAACTTTCGTTAATAAATCTTTTGTCGTTTTGTTGTAATATACCGGCGAGAGTTGTAATCTTTGTCCTAGTAAACGCATATCGAAACCGGCTTCCCAAGAATAGTTCTTTTCCCAGCCTAAAGTCGACGACACCAAATAGGCAAGTCCTTTGCCTTCTACAATATTGTCACCAAAAACGGCAGACCCGGAGCTAACTACCGTAGGATAGGAGGGATAATTATATCCTCCCGTTGTCTGGCTACCTAATATACCCCACGAACCTTTCAATTTCAAAAAGTCAATTATATGTTGGTTTTTCATGAAGTTTTCTTCAGACATTACCCAGCCTGCCCCGAAGGAATAGAAATTATCCCATGTATTCCCTGTACGGCGGAATACGGAAGAACCGTCGCGGCGGTAAGAGATATTCAACAGGTAACGATTGTTGTAATTATATAAGCCTCTTAACAGATAAGACATGGTAAAACGTTTGTATTGGGAACTACCATTCGTAGCGGTAGATGCATCATCGATAATGGAGATCCACCATTTATCGGGATTGTCGCCGATAGGAATTCCGAAACCTATATTTTGGCTTCTCCCTCCTTGAAGGCTGGAATGTTCGATATAATTCGTCGTGATGCCACCAGTCAATGTCAGGTTATGATTTCCGAAGTTATTCGCATAGGTCAACAAATAATCACTTTGGGCGGATAATTGGTTTGATTTGGACTGGCTGACAGATTCTTTTGTATTTGTATTCTCTTTTTTCTCTTCCAAATCAGGATTGTACACATAAATAATAGGAGAATAAGAACGAGCTTCGTTAGATGCATAATCCAAAGAGAAAGTAGCCTTAAAAGTCAAATGTTTCATCAAATCGACTTCTCCGTAAATATTACCGGTAACACGGTGGTTTTGTGCACGGTTATGCCGTCCTCTTTGTTCAATATCGATCATCGGATTCGCTACTTGTGCCTGTTGGAAATCGGGTAGTGTATAATGCAAACCTGTTTCCAAGTCATAAACCGGAGCGATAGGCGCGGCTTTGATAGCACTTCCTACACCTTTTGCATCTGGCGGTAGCATCCGTACCCCGTTTACTTGAAAACCGAATCTTAAAAACTTTGTCACGCTGTATTCACTACTCAGATTAAGGGTGAGTTTGCTTAACTTTTCCGATTTAATAGAGCCTTCCTCCATAGTATAACCGATACCCATATAGTATTTATTCTTTTCAGACGAACCGGTAATACTAACATTGTTGTTTGTCAGAATCCCTGTTTGGAATATTTCATCCTGCCAATAAGTATCTGCCGTCCAGTTCGTATAATCAAAGGGATCTACGCCTTGATTCATCCGTTGTTCGTTATACAACTGTTTGAATTGTGCGGCATTTGTCAATTCAATTTTGTCTGTAATGTTTTTGAATCCTACAGAGCTGTTTATATTTACGATTGTCTCACCCATTTTGGCTTTTTTAGTAGTGATAATAATCACACCATTGGCTCCCCGTACTCCGAAGATAGCCAGTGAGGAAGGATCTTTTAAAATCTCCATAGATTCGATATCTGCCGGGTTTAAATAGTTGATGTTGTCGGTAAACAGACCGTCGACTACATATAAGGGAGTATACCCGTTAATGGAATTTGTCCCGCGAATACGTATTTCCGGATCTTGCCCCGCCCGGCCCGTGTTAACTACTTGCACGCCGGCAACTTTACCTTGGATGGAAGCTAGAGGATTCGTAGAAGGTTTCGATGCTATCTCTATCGCTTTTACGGTTGCAATGGAGCCTGTTAAATCACGCTTTTTTGCCGTACCGTATCCTACTACCACTACTTCGTCAATCAGTTGATTGTCTTCTTCCATAATAACATTTAAAACAGAACGTCCTTTAATGGCGATTTCTTGTGCTTTCATGCCGATATAACTGAATATCAAAGTGGCATTAGCCGGTACTTCCTGAATTTGATATTTCCCGTTGACATCGGTAATAGTTCCTTTGTCAGGTTGTCCTTTTACCCGGACCGAAGCACTGATGACAGTCTCTCCTGTCTGATCGGTCACGATGCCTGAAACTGTCATTTTGTTTTGAGCTGCCGAAGCGGCACTAAACAGTAACATCACAAATACGATTAATAAATTATTTTTCATTGTGTATTGATTTAAAAAATTCTTTTGCAAACGTATAGCCGGAAGGAGTGTCAACCAAAAAATAGCCTACTACAAGAATACTGCCCTGTATGAAAATGCTACTTTAAAACTACTATATGAATGCATAATTATTTAATTTATAATTATTTAAATTGGGAAAGTATTTTATGGGATAAGAGGTTCCAGACGGAATCCAGTTTTCTTTACATCCCGGCTATTTCCACCGATCATTACTTCAAATTCACCCGGCTCGGTTACGTATTCCATCGTATAGTTATAGAATTTCAGTAGCTCGGAAGTGATTTTGAAGGATACCTCTTTAGACTTGCCTGCTTTCAGGAAGATTTTTTCAAAACCTTTTAATTCTTTCACCGGACGCGTTGTGCTCCCTACCAGGTCGCGGATGTAGAGTTGAATTACTTCTGCACCGTCTTTTGTGCCGGTATTGGTAACAGTGACGGTAGCTGTGAGCTCTTCCTTGCCGGTAATGCTTGTTTTATCCAAATGAATGTCGCTATACGAAAAAGTTGTATAGCTCAAACCGTATCCGAACGGGTAGAGGGGTTCATTATCCACGTCCAAATAATTGCTCCGGAATTTTTGGAACCATTCTCCTTGGGCTAACGGGCGACCTGTGTTTTTATGGGCATAAAACAAAGGAATTTGTCCTACGTTTTTGGGAAAAGTAGCAGTGAGCTTGCCACTTGGATTTACATCACCGAATAACACGTCCCCGATAGCTAATGCAGCTTCGCTGCCGCCAAACCATACATTCAGGATAGCAGGTACATGTTGCTGTTCCCAAGTCAATACTAATGGTCGACCGGTAAACAATACCAGCACTACCGGTTTGCCGGTCTTTAACAATTCTTGTAAAAGAAAGCGTTGCGTATCGGTCATTTCAAGATTTGTACGGCAACTGCTTTCTCCGCTCATTTCGGAAGATTCTCCCAATGCTGCTACAATTACATCTGATTTAGCTGCTATGGCAAGTGCTTCATCCAGTAGTTGCTGATCCGTCCGGTTATCGCGGTGTAGTGTACGCCCGAACATCGTGGCGCGTTTTTCATATTCATTGTCGCTCATCAAATTGCATCCTTTAGCTGTCAGGATTTCTACCTGTTTACCTACTACCTCTTTAAGCCCTTCTACTAACGACGGTGCATTATTAAGAACGGCAGCCACGCTCCATGTTCCTGGCATATTGGAACGGCTGTTTGCCAAAGGTCCTATTACGGCAACAGTTCCTTTTTTTGCTAGCGGAAGTAAATTATTTTCATTCTTTAGCAATACAAGACTTTCCGAGGCTGTTTTACGGGCAACAGCACGATGTTCTTTCGTGAAAATTTGCTTACGGGCACGTGCCTTATCGCAGTATTTATACGGATTTTCGAATAGTCCGAGCTTATATTTGGCTTCGAGAATACGGCGGCAAGCGACATCGATTGTCTCCATAGACACGATACCTTCTTTCAAGCTTTTTTTAAGAGTACTTGAAAAAGCATCGCTTACCATATCCATGTCGACTCCTGCATTCAAGGCCAGCGCAGCTACTGTTTGCGTATCACCCATTCCGTGTGCGGTCATTTCTGTGATGCCTGTATAATCCGTTACCACAAAACCGTCAAAACCCCATTGCTTACGTAGTACATCCGTCAGTAACCATTCGTTGCCGGTAGCAGGTATGCCGTCTATTTCGTTGAACGAAGCCATTACGCTACTTACCCCTTCTTCTACGGCAGCTTGGTAAGGTAACATATATTCGTTAAACATGCGTTGGCGGCTCATATCTACCGTATTATAATCACGTCCGGCTTCCGATGCACCATATAAGGCGAAATGTTTCACACATGCCATAATCTCATCGTTGCGACTCATGTTTTTTCCTTGATACCCCCGTATCATGGAACGGGCAATAGCTGCTCCTAAAAACGGATCTTCGCCGTTTCCTTCGGAAATACGTCCCCAACGAGGATCACGGCAGACGTCTACCATAGGGCTGAATGTCCAGCAAATACCATCGGCACTGGCTTCAATCGCTGCAATATGTGCCGATTCTTCAATGGCTTGCATATTCCATGTGCAGGATAATCCTAAAGGAATGGGAAATATTGTTTCATACCCATGAACGACGTCCATACCGAATAATAAAGGAATGCCGAGCCTGCTTTCTTCAACTGCTTGTTTTTGTACTTCGCGGATCCGTTCTACCCCTTTCAGGTTAAAAAGTCCGCCTACTTCACCGGCACGGATTCGTTTGGCTACATCGCTACTTTTTGCTTGTCCGGTAGTGATTTGACCCGTTACGGGCAGATTCAATTGTCCTATTTTTTCGTCTAATGTCATTTTTTTCATCAAGTCATCGATGAAGCGGTTCATGGCATCAGGAGATTTTTGTGCATAAGAGGTAGCTGTAGCAACCAGCATCCCCATTAAAAACAGATGTAATCTGAAAAGTAAATGTTTCATGTTTTTCATTTTTTATAATTGGAAATAATTTTCTGCAAATAAAAAGAAAGCACCCGGAGTAAACCTGTCCGGGTGCTACGATAAAAATACGTTGAATGAAAAAATGAACGAAAAGGACTACTATTTTACTACT
The genomic region above belongs to Parabacteroides pacaensis and contains:
- a CDS encoding SusC/RagA family TonB-linked outer membrane protein, whose amino-acid sequence is MKNNLLIVFVMLLFSAASAAQNKMTVSGIVTDQTGETVISASVRVKGQPDKGTITDVNGKYQIQEVPANATLIFSYIGMKAQEIAIKGRSVLNVIMEEDNQLIDEVVVVGYGTAKKRDLTGSIATVKAIEIASKPSTNPLASIQGKVAGVQVVNTGRAGQDPEIRIRGTNSINGYTPLYVVDGLFTDNINYLNPADIESMEILKDPSSLAIFGVRGANGVIIITTKKAKMGETIVNINSSVGFKNITDKIELTNAAQFKQLYNEQRMNQGVDPFDYTNWTADTYWQDEIFQTGILTNNNVSITGSSEKNKYYMGIGYTMEEGSIKSEKLSKLTLNLSSEYSVTKFLRFGFQVNGVRMLPPDAKGVGSAIKAAPIAPVYDLETGLHYTLPDFQQAQVANPMIDIEQRGRHNRAQNHRVTGNIYGEVDLMKHLTFKATFSLDYASNEARSYSPIIYVYNPDLEEKKENTNTKESVSQSKSNQLSAQSDYLLTYANNFGNHNLTLTGGITTNYIEHSSLQGGRSQNIGFGIPIGDNPDKWWISIIDDASTATNGSSQYKRFTMSYLLRGLYNYNNRYLLNISYRRDGSSVFRRTGNTWDNFYSFGAGWVMSEENFMKNQHIIDFLKLKGSWGILGSQTTGGYNYPSYPTVVSSGSAVFGDNIVEGKGLAYLVSSTLGWEKNYSWEAGFDMRLLGQRLQLSPVYYNKTTKDLLTKVPGISGSVPGLQNTGEIRNKGVELTASWSDNIGKNWRYGISANLTTIDNEVLSLINKDYAIISGVSRVSEGYPIGYFYGYKVAGIYQNEDDIRLSELNKVGSVSPGDLKFADVDGDGQITEKDRTIIGNPTPDFTYGFNVNVGYKNFDLNIDMMGVYGNEIYRNWDSNAYAQFNYRMERMNRWHGEGTSNWEPILDPSRNINLEASDYNIEDGSFFRIRNIELGYTFNSSLLKKIYMRSLRLYANIQNLKTWSRNSGYTPEVGGSAIQFGVDSGSYPMPAVYTFGFNLTF
- a CDS encoding RagB/SusD family nutrient uptake outer membrane protein gives rise to the protein MNKKFKNIVYATLISLTMCLQAGCSDMLDQAPQGGLTEDDLTGGTFESEVFNMYALLRGYHLTTGNTAMAIHFFRSEDAEKGSTASDGSAFAKMYDDFEYSASNGVLSSYWTANYGLIHKANDLLDKMKQAESLTNGDRINQGEALFFRAFCYFNLVRAFGEVPLIDFKIYESADANISKSTVSAIYQLIDSDLAEAEKYLPRTWNTQYIGRLTWGAARSLHAKTYMMRNDWANMKIAAEDVINSGIYNLNTPFETIFREKGENCSESVLELQCTATASIPGDNSIGSQFAQVQGCRGAGDWNLGWGWHTPTQILADAFENGDPRKDETLLYFVKTGEDPTSIPANKPYGERPVANADVIAKYFNKKAYTDPALRAQFTKGGYWFNVRIIRFADVVLMGAEAACEQGDLATAKRYLEMVRSRARGTNKAVLPEVTTNDPIKLRDAIRHERRIELAMEFDRFYDLVRWGIAREVLHAAGKTGYQEKHALLPLPQTEVDKSNGVLVQNPNY
- the bglX gene encoding beta-glucosidase BglX yields the protein MKHLLFRLHLFLMGMLVATATSYAQKSPDAMNRFIDDLMKKMTLDEKIGQLNLPVTGQITTGQAKSSDVAKRIRAGEVGGLFNLKGVERIREVQKQAVEESRLGIPLLFGMDVVHGYETIFPIPLGLSCTWNMQAIEESAHIAAIEASADGICWTFSPMVDVCRDPRWGRISEGNGEDPFLGAAIARSMIRGYQGKNMSRNDEIMACVKHFALYGASEAGRDYNTVDMSRQRMFNEYMLPYQAAVEEGVSSVMASFNEIDGIPATGNEWLLTDVLRKQWGFDGFVVTDYTGITEMTAHGMGDTQTVAALALNAGVDMDMVSDAFSSTLKKSLKEGIVSMETIDVACRRILEAKYKLGLFENPYKYCDKARARKQIFTKEHRAVARKTASESLVLLKNENNLLPLAKKGTVAVIGPLANSRSNMPGTWSVAAVLNNAPSLVEGLKEVVGKQVEILTAKGCNLMSDNEYEKRATMFGRTLHRDNRTDQQLLDEALAIAAKSDVIVAALGESSEMSGESSCRTNLEMTDTQRFLLQELLKTGKPVVLVLFTGRPLVLTWEQQHVPAILNVWFGGSEAALAIGDVLFGDVNPSGKLTATFPKNVGQIPLFYAHKNTGRPLAQGEWFQKFRSNYLDVDNEPLYPFGYGLSYTTFSYSDIHLDKTSITGKEELTATVTVTNTGTKDGAEVIQLYIRDLVGSTTRPVKELKGFEKIFLKAGKSKEVSFKITSELLKFYNYTMEYVTEPGEFEVMIGGNSRDVKKTGFRLEPLIP